A single Lolium perenne isolate Kyuss_39 chromosome 6, Kyuss_2.0, whole genome shotgun sequence DNA region contains:
- the LOC127305230 gene encoding probable monogalactosyldiacylglycerol synthase 3, chloroplastic: MAASTASPRARSIRETVLESVAAYHHQQRMRRRFRKSLSYAGELSAAGRAVSSPSASAASFAAGPDDDDAEPFWEEEEGTVELVQLGANRAKNVLILMSDTGGGHRASAEAIKDAFRIEFGDDYRVFVKDLCKDHAGWPLNNMENSYKFMVKHVQLWKVAFHGTSPRWVHNFYLAALASFYAKKVEAGLKKYKPDIIISVHPLMQHIPLWVLKWQGLQNRVVFTTVITDLNTCHPTWFHPNVNRCYCPSEEVAKRAALDDLQPSQIRVFGLPIRPSFCRAVLVKDDLRKELELDPELPAVLLMGGGEGMGPVKKTAKALGEVLFDQELGKPIGQLVVICGRNKTLSSSLQALEWKMPVKIRGFETQMEKWMGACDCIITKAGPGTIAEALIRGLPIILNDFIPGQEVGNVPYVVDNGAGVFSKSPKETATLVAHWFGPGKDEHKRMSENALKLAQPEAVFDIVRDIHELSQEQGVKAQISSSLTSSFFISSPDINPSEILL; encoded by the exons ATGGCGGCGTCCACGGCGTCGCCGCGGGCGCGCTCGATCCGGGAGACGGTGCTGGAGAGCGTGGCGGCGTACCACCACCAGCAGCGCATGCGCCGCCGCTTCCGCAAGAGCCTCTCCTACGCCGGCGAGCTCTCCGCCGCAGGCCGCGCCGTCTCCTccccctccgcctccgccgcctccttcgccgccgggcccgacgacgacgacgccgagCCCTtctgggaggaggaggagggcaccGTCGAGCTCGTCCAGCTCGGCGCCAACCGCGCCAAAAACGTCCTCATCCTCATGAGCGACACCGGCGGCGGGCACCGCGCATCCGCCGAGGCCATCAAGGACGCCTTCCGAATCGAGTTCGGCGACGACTACCGG GTCTTCGTCAAGGATTTGTGCAAGGACCACGCCGGATGGCCGCTCAACAACATGGAGAACTCGTACAAGTTCATGGTGAAGCACGTGCAGCTATGGAAGGTGGCCTTCCACGGCACATCGCCCAGATGGGTCCACAACTTCTACCTCGCCGCGCTCGCTTCGTTCTACGCCAA GAAGGTTGAGGCTGGATTGAAGAAGTACAAGCCAGACATAATAATCAGTGTCCATCCCCTCATGCAACACATTCCTCTATGGGTACTCAAATGGCAAGGTCTGCAGAATAGAGTAGTCTTCACGACCGTCATCACCGACCTCAACACTTGCCACCCGACATG GTTCCATCCTAATGTGAATAGATGTTACTGCCCATCAGAAGAAGTAGCCAAGAGGGCAGCACTGGATGACCTACAACCTTCTCAGATCCGTGTGTTTGGTCTTCCTATTCGACCATCATTCTGTCGTGCTGTTCTTGTTAAG GATGATTTGCGGAAGGAACTTGAATTGGATCCTGAGCTACCTGCAGTGTTGCTGATGGGAGGTGGAGAGGGCATGGGTCCTGTAAAGAAGACCGCAAAAGCCCTTGGAGAGGTATTGTTTGACCAAGAGCTGGGAAAACCTATCGGGCAGCTTGTTGTCATCTGCGGTCGGAACAAAACACTGAGCTCCTCATTGCAGGCTCTTGAATGGAAAATGCCAGTAAAG ATTAGGGGATTTGAGACCCAAATGGAGAAATGGATGGGGGCTTGTGATTGCATTATAACCAAG GCTGGACCAGGTACCATTGCTGAAGCTTTGATTAGAGGGCTTCCTATCATCCTCAATGACTTCATACCTGGACAG GAAGTTGGGAATGTCCCTTATGTGGTGGACAACGGTGCAGGCGTGTTCTCCAAAAGTCCCAAGGAAACTGCCACGCTGGTTGCCCATTGGTTCGGTCCAGGCAAGGATGAGCACAAGAGAATGTCAGAAAACGCATTGAAACTGGCCCAGCCGGAAGCTGTGTTTGACATCGTCAGAGACATCCACGAGCTCTCTCAGGAGCAAGGGGTGAAAGCTCAGATCTCCAGCTCGTTGACATCATCCTTCTTCATATCATCTCCTGACATAAACCCAAGCGAGATCCTTCTTTGA